One region of Glycine max cultivar Williams 82 chromosome 9, Glycine_max_v4.0, whole genome shotgun sequence genomic DNA includes:
- the LOC100813527 gene encoding protein DETOXIFICATION 34 isoform X2 has protein sequence MLAILETLNSLLSLFTKFGMSSALVTLCGQAYGAGQIQSTCIYVQRSWIILTATCIILLPIYVYATPILNFIGQDQEIADLAGRYSIQVIPYMFSCAIAFPFQTFLQSQIKVKVITCIALAVLVIQNVLLYIFINVFGWGTTGLAMVTNIIGWVYAAALVVYTIGWCKEEWTGFSWMAFRDLWSFAKLSLASSVMSCLDQWYSTCIILLAGLLDNPVIDVGSYSICFNVQGWHSMLLLGISAAISIRVSYILGKSHPRAAIYSFCVTMFQSLLLGIVFMTVIFLSKDEFAKIFTNSKDMIRAVADLAYLLGVSMVINSASHVMSGVAVGSGWQVMVGYINLACYYIVGLPIGIFLGFNQHLGVKGLWGGTMCGRILQMLVLLVIIWKTNWSKEVEQTAHRMRIWSINNLHSDAMGNVT, from the exons ATGCTGGCCATATTGGAGACATTGAACTCTCTTCTATCTCTGTTTACCAAG TTTGGTATGTCATCTGCATTGGTTACACTATGTGGCCAAGCTTATGGAGCAGGGCAAATTCAATCAACATGTATTTATGTTCAAAGATCATGGATTATACTTACTGCCACTTGTATAATCCTCTTACCTATTTATGTATACGCCACACCAATCTTAAATTTTATTGGCCAAGACCAAGAAATAGCTGATCTTGCCGGAAGATATTCTATACAAGTAATTCCCTACATGTTTTCCTGTGCAATAGCTTTTCCCTTTCAGACATTTCTTCAGTCCCAGATCAAGGTTAAAGTTATTACTTGCATAGCACTTGCTGTTTTGGTCATACAAAATGTGCTGCTTTACATCTTCATAAATGTATTTGGTTGGGGTACAACTGGCTTAGCCATGGTGACTAATATCATAGGGTGGGTTTATGCTGCGGCTTTGGTTGTGTATACCATTGGTTGGTGTAAGGAAGAATGGACTGGATTTTCATGGATGGCATTTAGGGATTTGTGGTCATTTGCTAAGTTAAGCCTTGCATCATCTGTTATGAGTTGCTTAGACCAATGGTATAGTACATGCATTATTCTCCTTGCTGGTCTACTAGACAATCCTGTGATTGATGTTGGTTCCTATTCTATTTG cTTTAATGTTCAGGGTTGGCACTCGATGCTGCTTCTTGGAATAAGTGCTGCCATAAG TATTCGTGTCTCCTATATACTTGGCAAGTCGCATCCAAGAGCAGCCATATACTCTTTCTGCGTGACAATGTTTCAGTCTCTCCTCCTCGGCATTGTTTTCATGACTGTCATTTTCTTGAGTAAAGATGAGTTTGCCAAGATCTTTACCAACAGTAAGGATATGATTCGAGCTGTTGCTGATTTAGCATACCTTCTTGGCGTATCAATGGTTATCAATAGTGCTTCACATGTGATGTCAG GCGTGGCCGTGGGGAGTGGATGGCAAGTTATGGTTGGTTACATAAACCTTGCATGTTATTACATTGTTGGACTCCCCATTGGAATTTTCCTTGGTTTCAATCAACATTTAGGGGTCAAG GGTCTCTGGGGAGGCACCATGTGTGGCAGGATTCTTCAAATGTTAGTCCTCTTAGTCATTATTTGGAAGACCAACTGGTCCAAGGAG GTGGAGCAAACAGCTCATCGCATGAGAATATGGAGCATCAACAACCTCCACTCGGATGCCATGGGAAATGTTACATGA
- the LOC100813527 gene encoding protein DETOXIFICATION 35 isoform X1, giving the protein METPLVTEKFTSESDYLPVKSLKDVKFVLWTETVKIWRIAFPMALSALFQFLTISSTSIYAGHIGDIELSSISVYQGVISALYFYLLFGMSSALVTLCGQAYGAGQIQSTCIYVQRSWIILTATCIILLPIYVYATPILNFIGQDQEIADLAGRYSIQVIPYMFSCAIAFPFQTFLQSQIKVKVITCIALAVLVIQNVLLYIFINVFGWGTTGLAMVTNIIGWVYAAALVVYTIGWCKEEWTGFSWMAFRDLWSFAKLSLASSVMSCLDQWYSTCIILLAGLLDNPVIDVGSYSICFNVQGWHSMLLLGISAAISIRVSYILGKSHPRAAIYSFCVTMFQSLLLGIVFMTVIFLSKDEFAKIFTNSKDMIRAVADLAYLLGVSMVINSASHVMSGVAVGSGWQVMVGYINLACYYIVGLPIGIFLGFNQHLGVKGLWGGTMCGRILQMLVLLVIIWKTNWSKEVEQTAHRMRIWSINNLHSDAMGNVT; this is encoded by the exons ATGGAGACACCTTTAGTGACCGAAAAGTTCACTTCAGAATCTGACTACTTGCCGGTGAAAAGCTTGAAGGATGTTAAGTTTGTTTTGTGGACAGAAACAGTGAAGATATGGAGAATAGCATTCCCTATGGCACTGTCTGCACTGTTTCAGTTTCTCACAATCTCCTCAACTTCCATCTATGCTGGCCATATTGGAGACATTGAACTCTCTTCTATCTCTGTTTACCAAGGTGTCATCAGTGCCCTCTATTTTTACTTGTTG TTTGGTATGTCATCTGCATTGGTTACACTATGTGGCCAAGCTTATGGAGCAGGGCAAATTCAATCAACATGTATTTATGTTCAAAGATCATGGATTATACTTACTGCCACTTGTATAATCCTCTTACCTATTTATGTATACGCCACACCAATCTTAAATTTTATTGGCCAAGACCAAGAAATAGCTGATCTTGCCGGAAGATATTCTATACAAGTAATTCCCTACATGTTTTCCTGTGCAATAGCTTTTCCCTTTCAGACATTTCTTCAGTCCCAGATCAAGGTTAAAGTTATTACTTGCATAGCACTTGCTGTTTTGGTCATACAAAATGTGCTGCTTTACATCTTCATAAATGTATTTGGTTGGGGTACAACTGGCTTAGCCATGGTGACTAATATCATAGGGTGGGTTTATGCTGCGGCTTTGGTTGTGTATACCATTGGTTGGTGTAAGGAAGAATGGACTGGATTTTCATGGATGGCATTTAGGGATTTGTGGTCATTTGCTAAGTTAAGCCTTGCATCATCTGTTATGAGTTGCTTAGACCAATGGTATAGTACATGCATTATTCTCCTTGCTGGTCTACTAGACAATCCTGTGATTGATGTTGGTTCCTATTCTATTTG cTTTAATGTTCAGGGTTGGCACTCGATGCTGCTTCTTGGAATAAGTGCTGCCATAAG TATTCGTGTCTCCTATATACTTGGCAAGTCGCATCCAAGAGCAGCCATATACTCTTTCTGCGTGACAATGTTTCAGTCTCTCCTCCTCGGCATTGTTTTCATGACTGTCATTTTCTTGAGTAAAGATGAGTTTGCCAAGATCTTTACCAACAGTAAGGATATGATTCGAGCTGTTGCTGATTTAGCATACCTTCTTGGCGTATCAATGGTTATCAATAGTGCTTCACATGTGATGTCAG GCGTGGCCGTGGGGAGTGGATGGCAAGTTATGGTTGGTTACATAAACCTTGCATGTTATTACATTGTTGGACTCCCCATTGGAATTTTCCTTGGTTTCAATCAACATTTAGGGGTCAAG GGTCTCTGGGGAGGCACCATGTGTGGCAGGATTCTTCAAATGTTAGTCCTCTTAGTCATTATTTGGAAGACCAACTGGTCCAAGGAG GTGGAGCAAACAGCTCATCGCATGAGAATATGGAGCATCAACAACCTCCACTCGGATGCCATGGGAAATGTTACATGA